A region of Coturnix japonica isolate 7356 chromosome 15, Coturnix japonica 2.1, whole genome shotgun sequence DNA encodes the following proteins:
- the SEZ6L gene encoding seizure 6-like protein isoform X2 encodes MPGPRGLCLLALLLLGSPAAPRPDGRPEAALLPASPRPLPADEASMGGPRQSAAFNLLPAAEDSPKPAMEGPSLHAQSHISAAPTRDPGADTKQTFPAKKKPPALKHSNTTRKQLKAKPTLPGLSRAVSTQGSVLPMSSQEPPIPMETVDGQRQSPPELPVWGPTSRPVLQISPSAPLPSTAQPFPDGPGDMDTGPTAAPDSAINQMDSAESEMNGSASEESQETTTSTIITTTVITTEPTPVRCSVSFYDPEGYIDSTDYPPLPHHSFLECTYNVTVYTGYGVELQVKSVNLSDGEVLSIRGVDDDTLVVLANQTLLVEGQVIRSPTNTISVYFRTFQDEAVGTFQLHYQVFMLSCSFPRRPDFGDVTVMDLHSGGIAHFHCHLGYELQGPHTLTCINASRPHWSSPEPICSAPCGGTVHNATIGRVLSPSTAGNQSGSMYCVWAITAPPGQKLHLHFEKLLLAERDRMVVYSGDSNRSAVLYDSLRADSVPFEGVISDDSSIRIDFLAEEPAASTAFNIRFEAFERGHCYEPYIQNGNFTTSDPTYNLGTTVEFTCDPGHSLEQGPAVIECVNMRDPYWNDTEPLCRATCGGELTAMAGVILSPNWPEPYTEGEDCIWRVHVSEEKRLFLDIQLLNLTNSDILTIYDGDELSARILGQYVGSSGPQKLYSSSPDLTIRFHSDPAGLIFGKGQGFIMNYIEVSRNDSCSDLPEIQNGWKTTSHTELVRGAKITYQCDPGYDIVGSDTLTCQWDLSWSSDPPFCEKIMYCTDPGEVEHSTRLISDPVLLVGTTIQYTCNPGFVLEGSSLLTCYSRETGTPIWTSRLPHCVSEESLACDNPGLPENGYQILYKRLYLPGESLTFMCYEGFELMGEVTIKCILGQPSHWSGPLPICKVNQDSFEHALEAEAAAETSLEGGNMALAIFIPVLIISLLLGGAYIYITRCRYYSSLRLPLMYSHPYSQITVETEFDNPIYETGETREYEVSI; translated from the exons ATGGCCGCCCCgaggcagcactgctccctgccaGCCCTCGTCCACTGCCTGCAGATGAAGCAAGTATGGGAGGACCCAGGCAGAGTGCAGCCTTCaacctgctgcctgctgctgaagACAGCCCCAAGCCAGCGATGGAGGGACCATCACTGCATGCACAGAGCCATATCTCAGCAGCACCCACCAGAGACCCCGGGGCTGATACCAAGCAGACTTTCCCTGCTAAGAAAAAACCGCCTGCCCTaaagcacagcaacacaacGAGGAAGCAGCTGAAGGCCAAGCCCACTCTGCCAGGGCTCTCCAGGGCAGTGAGcacacagggctctgtgctccccATGTCCTCCCAAGAGCCACCCATTCCAATGGAGACAGTGGATGGGCAGCGGCAGAGCCCCCCCGAGCTGCCTGTATGGGGTCCAACCAGCCGCCCTGTGTTGCAAATCTCCCCTTCAGCCCCACTGCCATCAACTGCTCAGCCCTTCCCTGATGGCCCTGGTGACATGGACACAggtcccacagcagctcctgataGTGCCATTAACCAGATGGACAGTGCTGAGAGTGAGATGAATGGCTCTGCCTCGGAGGAGAGCCAAGAAACCACCACCTccaccatcatcaccaccaccGTCATCACCACAGAGCCCACCCCGG TGCGCTGCAGTGTGAGCTTCTATGACCCCGAGGGCTACATCGACTCCACGGATTACCCCCCGCTGCCCCATCACAGCTTCCTGGAGTGCACCTACAACGTCACCGTTTACACGGGTTACGGCGTGGAGCTGCAG GTGAAGAGCGTCAACCTGTCGGACGGGGAGGTGCTTTCCATCCGTGGAGTGGATGACGACACTCTGGTGGTGCTGGCCAACCAGACACTGCTGGTGGAGGGCCAGGTCATCCGCAGCCCCACCAACACCATCTCTGTCTACTTCCGTACCTTCCAGGATGAGGCGGTGGGAACCTTCCAGCTGCACTATCAGG TGTttatgctgagctgcagcttcccTCGAAGACCCGACTTTGGAGACGTCACCGTGATGGACCTGCACTCGGGTGGCATCGCTCACTTCCACTGCCACCTGGGCTACGAGCTGCAGGGCCCACACACGCTCACCTGCATCAACGCATCCCGGCCGCACTGGAGCAGCCCCGAGCCCATCTGCTCAG CCCCCTGTGGAGGCACCGTGCACAACGCCACCATCGGCCGCGTCCTCTCGCCCAGCACCGCGGGCAACCAGTCAGGCAGCATGTACTGCGTGTGGGCCATCACAGCACCGCCGGGCCAGAAGCTGCACCTGCACTTCGAGAAGCTGCTGTTGGCTGAGAGGGACAG GATGGTGGTGTACAGTGGGGACAGCAACCGCTCGGCCGTGCTCTACGACTCGCTGCGTGCTGACAGTGTGCCCTTCGAGGGGGTGATCAGCGACGACTCCTCCATCCGCATCGACTTCCTTGCCGAGGAGCCCGCCGCCTCCACTGCCTTCAATATCCGCTTTGAAG CCTTTGAGCGGGGCCACTGCTACGAACCCTACATCCAGAATGGGAACTTCACCACCTCCGACCCCACCTACAACCTGGGCACCACCGTGGAGTTCACTTGTGACCCTGGGCATTCCTTGGAGCAGGGCCCTGCTGTCATTGAGTGTGTCAACATGCGAGACCCATATTGGAATGACACAGAGCCGCTGTGCAGAG ccacatGTGGTGGGGAGCTGACAGCCATGGCTGGAGTGATCCTGTCTCCCAACTGGCCGGAGCCCTACACAGAGGGAGAGGATTGTATCTGGAGAGTCCACGTGAGTGAGGAGAAGAGGCTGTTTCTGGACATCCAACT CCTGAACCTCACCAACAGTGACATCCTCACCATTTATGATGGGGACGAGCTCTCTGCCCGCATCCTGGGGCAGTACGTTGGCAGCAGTGGCCCCCAGAAGCTCTACTCCTCCAGCCCTGACCTCACTATCCGGTTCCACTCAGATCCTGCTGGACTTATCTTTGGGAAGGGTCAAGGATTCATCATGAACTACATAG AGGTGTCCCGCAATGACTCCTGCTCCGATCTGCCTGAGATCCAGAACGGTTGGAAGACCACATCACACACCGAGCTGGTGAGAGGGGCCAAGATCACCTACCAGTGTGACCCGGGTTATGACATCGTGGGGAGTGACACGCTCACCTGCCAGTGGGACCTCAGCTGGAGCAGCGACCCCCCTTTCTGTGAAAAGA TTATGTACTGCACAGACCCAGGAGAGGTGGAGCACTCGACTCGCCTCATCTCTGACCCCGTGCTGCTGGTGGGTACCACTATCCAGTACACCTGCAATCCTGGCTTCGTGCTGGAAGGCAGCTCATTGCTGACCTGCTACAGCCGTGAGACCGGGACACCCATCTGGACCTCACGGCTCCCACACTGTGTCT CCGAGGAGTCTCTGGCCTGTGACAACCCAGGGCTGCCAGAAAATGGCTACCAAATCCTCTACAAACGCCTCTACCTGCCCGGCGAGTCTCTGACCTTCATGTGCTATGAGGGCTTCGAGCTCATGGGGGAGGTGACCATCAAATGCATACTGGGACAGCCGTCACATTGGAGTGGGCCACTGCCCATCTGCAAAG TCAATCAGGATAGCTTTGAGCACGCTCTGGAAG cagaagctgctgcagagacaTCGTTGGAGGGGGGAAATATGGCCTTGGCCATCTTCATCCCAGTGCTGATCATCTccttgctgctgggaggagccTACATCTACATCACCAG GTGCCGGTACTACTCCAGCCTCCGCCTGCCTCTCATGTACTCCCACCCCTACAGCCAGATCACAGTAGAAACGGAATTTGACAACCCGATTTATGAGACAGGg gAAACAAGAGAATATGAAGTTTCGATATAA
- the SEZ6L gene encoding seizure 6-like protein isoform X1, with the protein MPGPRGLCLLALLLLGSPAAPRPDGRPEAALLPASPRPLPADEASMGGPRQSAAFNLLPAAEDSPKPAMEGPSLHAQSHISAAPTRDPGADTKQTFPAKKKPPALKHSNTTRKQLKAKPTLPGLSRAVSTQGSVLPMSSQEPPIPMETVDGQRQSPPELPVWGPTSRPVLQISPSAPLPSTAQPFPDGPGDMDTGPTAAPDSAINQMDSAESEMNGSASEESQETTTSTIITTTVITTEPTPVRCSVSFYDPEGYIDSTDYPPLPHHSFLECTYNVTVYTGYGVELQVKSVNLSDGEVLSIRGVDDDTLVVLANQTLLVEGQVIRSPTNTISVYFRTFQDEAVGTFQLHYQVFMLSCSFPRRPDFGDVTVMDLHSGGIAHFHCHLGYELQGPHTLTCINASRPHWSSPEPICSAPCGGTVHNATIGRVLSPSTAGNQSGSMYCVWAITAPPGQKLHLHFEKLLLAERDRMVVYSGDSNRSAVLYDSLRADSVPFEGVISDDSSIRIDFLAEEPAASTAFNIRFEAFERGHCYEPYIQNGNFTTSDPTYNLGTTVEFTCDPGHSLEQGPAVIECVNMRDPYWNDTEPLCRATCGGELTAMAGVILSPNWPEPYTEGEDCIWRVHVSEEKRLFLDIQLLNLTNSDILTIYDGDELSARILGQYVGSSGPQKLYSSSPDLTIRFHSDPAGLIFGKGQGFIMNYIEVSRNDSCSDLPEIQNGWKTTSHTELVRGAKITYQCDPGYDIVGSDTLTCQWDLSWSSDPPFCEKIMYCTDPGEVEHSTRLISDPVLLVGTTIQYTCNPGFVLEGSSLLTCYSRETGTPIWTSRLPHCVSEESLACDNPGLPENGYQILYKRLYLPGESLTFMCYEGFELMGEVTIKCILGQPSHWSGPLPICKVNQDSFEHALEVAEAAAETSLEGGNMALAIFIPVLIISLLLGGAYIYITRCRYYSSLRLPLMYSHPYSQITVETEFDNPIYETGETREYEVSI; encoded by the exons ATGGCCGCCCCgaggcagcactgctccctgccaGCCCTCGTCCACTGCCTGCAGATGAAGCAAGTATGGGAGGACCCAGGCAGAGTGCAGCCTTCaacctgctgcctgctgctgaagACAGCCCCAAGCCAGCGATGGAGGGACCATCACTGCATGCACAGAGCCATATCTCAGCAGCACCCACCAGAGACCCCGGGGCTGATACCAAGCAGACTTTCCCTGCTAAGAAAAAACCGCCTGCCCTaaagcacagcaacacaacGAGGAAGCAGCTGAAGGCCAAGCCCACTCTGCCAGGGCTCTCCAGGGCAGTGAGcacacagggctctgtgctccccATGTCCTCCCAAGAGCCACCCATTCCAATGGAGACAGTGGATGGGCAGCGGCAGAGCCCCCCCGAGCTGCCTGTATGGGGTCCAACCAGCCGCCCTGTGTTGCAAATCTCCCCTTCAGCCCCACTGCCATCAACTGCTCAGCCCTTCCCTGATGGCCCTGGTGACATGGACACAggtcccacagcagctcctgataGTGCCATTAACCAGATGGACAGTGCTGAGAGTGAGATGAATGGCTCTGCCTCGGAGGAGAGCCAAGAAACCACCACCTccaccatcatcaccaccaccGTCATCACCACAGAGCCCACCCCGG TGCGCTGCAGTGTGAGCTTCTATGACCCCGAGGGCTACATCGACTCCACGGATTACCCCCCGCTGCCCCATCACAGCTTCCTGGAGTGCACCTACAACGTCACCGTTTACACGGGTTACGGCGTGGAGCTGCAG GTGAAGAGCGTCAACCTGTCGGACGGGGAGGTGCTTTCCATCCGTGGAGTGGATGACGACACTCTGGTGGTGCTGGCCAACCAGACACTGCTGGTGGAGGGCCAGGTCATCCGCAGCCCCACCAACACCATCTCTGTCTACTTCCGTACCTTCCAGGATGAGGCGGTGGGAACCTTCCAGCTGCACTATCAGG TGTttatgctgagctgcagcttcccTCGAAGACCCGACTTTGGAGACGTCACCGTGATGGACCTGCACTCGGGTGGCATCGCTCACTTCCACTGCCACCTGGGCTACGAGCTGCAGGGCCCACACACGCTCACCTGCATCAACGCATCCCGGCCGCACTGGAGCAGCCCCGAGCCCATCTGCTCAG CCCCCTGTGGAGGCACCGTGCACAACGCCACCATCGGCCGCGTCCTCTCGCCCAGCACCGCGGGCAACCAGTCAGGCAGCATGTACTGCGTGTGGGCCATCACAGCACCGCCGGGCCAGAAGCTGCACCTGCACTTCGAGAAGCTGCTGTTGGCTGAGAGGGACAG GATGGTGGTGTACAGTGGGGACAGCAACCGCTCGGCCGTGCTCTACGACTCGCTGCGTGCTGACAGTGTGCCCTTCGAGGGGGTGATCAGCGACGACTCCTCCATCCGCATCGACTTCCTTGCCGAGGAGCCCGCCGCCTCCACTGCCTTCAATATCCGCTTTGAAG CCTTTGAGCGGGGCCACTGCTACGAACCCTACATCCAGAATGGGAACTTCACCACCTCCGACCCCACCTACAACCTGGGCACCACCGTGGAGTTCACTTGTGACCCTGGGCATTCCTTGGAGCAGGGCCCTGCTGTCATTGAGTGTGTCAACATGCGAGACCCATATTGGAATGACACAGAGCCGCTGTGCAGAG ccacatGTGGTGGGGAGCTGACAGCCATGGCTGGAGTGATCCTGTCTCCCAACTGGCCGGAGCCCTACACAGAGGGAGAGGATTGTATCTGGAGAGTCCACGTGAGTGAGGAGAAGAGGCTGTTTCTGGACATCCAACT CCTGAACCTCACCAACAGTGACATCCTCACCATTTATGATGGGGACGAGCTCTCTGCCCGCATCCTGGGGCAGTACGTTGGCAGCAGTGGCCCCCAGAAGCTCTACTCCTCCAGCCCTGACCTCACTATCCGGTTCCACTCAGATCCTGCTGGACTTATCTTTGGGAAGGGTCAAGGATTCATCATGAACTACATAG AGGTGTCCCGCAATGACTCCTGCTCCGATCTGCCTGAGATCCAGAACGGTTGGAAGACCACATCACACACCGAGCTGGTGAGAGGGGCCAAGATCACCTACCAGTGTGACCCGGGTTATGACATCGTGGGGAGTGACACGCTCACCTGCCAGTGGGACCTCAGCTGGAGCAGCGACCCCCCTTTCTGTGAAAAGA TTATGTACTGCACAGACCCAGGAGAGGTGGAGCACTCGACTCGCCTCATCTCTGACCCCGTGCTGCTGGTGGGTACCACTATCCAGTACACCTGCAATCCTGGCTTCGTGCTGGAAGGCAGCTCATTGCTGACCTGCTACAGCCGTGAGACCGGGACACCCATCTGGACCTCACGGCTCCCACACTGTGTCT CCGAGGAGTCTCTGGCCTGTGACAACCCAGGGCTGCCAGAAAATGGCTACCAAATCCTCTACAAACGCCTCTACCTGCCCGGCGAGTCTCTGACCTTCATGTGCTATGAGGGCTTCGAGCTCATGGGGGAGGTGACCATCAAATGCATACTGGGACAGCCGTCACATTGGAGTGGGCCACTGCCCATCTGCAAAG TCAATCAGGATAGCTTTGAGCACGCTCTGGAAG tagcagaagctgctgcagagacaTCGTTGGAGGGGGGAAATATGGCCTTGGCCATCTTCATCCCAGTGCTGATCATCTccttgctgctgggaggagccTACATCTACATCACCAG GTGCCGGTACTACTCCAGCCTCCGCCTGCCTCTCATGTACTCCCACCCCTACAGCCAGATCACAGTAGAAACGGAATTTGACAACCCGATTTATGAGACAGGg gAAACAAGAGAATATGAAGTTTCGATATAA
- the ASPHD2 gene encoding aspartate beta-hydroxylase domain-containing protein 2 → MPLVWLPDWSCSLDGLRDFIAAGIQSFRDCDGGALLAVGCLLLLFVWYCYHVGREQPRAYPAVNALMQGAEANGVQNGFVYCHAPECARCSPHDGLNQKLYHNLQEYAKRYSWSGMGRIHKGIREQGRYLNSRPSIQKPEVFFLPDLPTSPYFSRDAQKHDVEVLERNFQTILCEFESLYKAFSNCSLPQGWKMNSTPSGEWFTFYLVNQGMCVPRNCRRCPRTYRLLGSLRTCIGNNVFGNACISVLSPGTVIAEHYGPTNIRIRCHLGLKTPSNCELVVGGEPQCWAEGRCLLFDDSFLHTAFHEGPPEEGPRVVFMVDLWHPNVAAAERQALDFIFAPGR, encoded by the exons ATGCCTTTGGTCTGGCTGCCGGACTGGAGCTGCTCCCTGGACGGGCTGCGGGATTTCATCGCTGCTGGCATCCAGTCGTTCCGGGACTGTGACGGCggagctctgctggctgtgggttgcctgctgctgctctttgtctgGTACTGCTACCACGTGGGCCGCGAGCAGCCCCGTGCATACCCTGCTGTCAATGCATTGATGCAGGGCGCTGAGGCCAACGGCGTGCAGAATGGCTTTGTCTACTGCCATGCGCCCGAGTGCGCGCGGTGCTCACCCCATGATGGCCTCAACCAGAAGCTCTACCACAACCTGCAGGAGTACGCTAAGCGCTACTCGTGGTCTGGCATGGGCAGGATCCATAAGGGCATCCGTGAGCAGGGCCGCTACCTCAACAGCCGGCCCTCTATCCAGAAGCCGGAGGTGTTTTTCCTGCCCGACCTGCCCACCTCTCCCTACTTCTCACGGGACGCTCAGAAGCACGACGTGGAGGTGTTGGAACGCAACTTCCAGACCATCCTGTGTGAGTTTGAGAGCCTCTACAAAGCATTCTCAAACTGCAGCCTCCCGCAAGGATGGAAAATGAACAGCACGCCCAGCGGGGAGTGGTTCACCTTCTACCTGGTGAACCAGGGCATGTGCGTGCCCAGGAACTGCAGGAGATGCCCACGGACGTACCGCTTGCTCGGCAGCCTTCGCACCTGCATTGGAAACAATGTCTTTGGGAACGCttgcatctctgtgctgagccCGGGCACCGTCATCGCCGAGCACTACGGCCCCACCAACATCCGCATCCGCTGCCACCTGG GTCTGAAGACCCCCAGCAACTGTGAGCTGGTGGTGGGGGGTGAgccacagtgctgggctgaggGTCGCTGCCTGCTCTTTGATGACTCCTTCCTGCACACCGCCTTTCATGAAG GTCCCCCAGAGGAGGGTCCCCGTGTGGTCTTCATGGTGGACCTGTGGCATCCCAACGTGGCAGCTGCTGAGCGCCAGGCACTGGATTTCATCTTCGCCCCAGGACGCTGA